The following are from one region of the Magallana gigas chromosome 4, xbMagGiga1.1, whole genome shotgun sequence genome:
- the LOC105323608 gene encoding protein draper, whose product MQGLRLLLLSAIICVQVKYSCSVKEFFKDCADNNDCPDDSSCISIGTNRQCQCDNGYDAIDLPVTSGGEPVTVCKDLGPCSPFDGVETDCGINGDCVAFRNDYGGMLAACRCKNGYFGRSCDRTGPSTYLPPYTTRRPYVTTRRPGSNIGAIIPAIGGGVLLLALLAGGAAALASSTG is encoded by the exons ATGCAAGGCCTACGGTTGCTTCTACTAAGCGCGATAATTTGCGTGCAAGTAAAATACTCTTGCTCAGTAAAGGAGTTCTTCAAGGATTGTGCTGACAATAATGACTGCCCAGACGATTCATCATGCATATCCATAGGTACCAACAGACAGTGTCAATGTGACAACGGTTATGACGCCATTGATTTGCCAGTCACCTCCGGGGGAGAACCCGTGACAGTTTGCAAAG ATCTGGGCCCCTGTAGCCCATTTGACGGTGTTGAGACGGACTGCGGTATTAATGGAGACTGTGTAGCGTTCCGGAACGATTACGGAGGCATGCTGGCCGCCTGTAGATGCAAAAATGGTTACTTTGGCCGCAGCTGTGACA GAACTGGACCTTCCACCTACTTACCCCCCTACACGACCCGGCGACCATATGTAACCACCAGAAGACCGGGATCAAACATCGGGGCCATCATCCCAGCCATTGGAGGGGGAGTCCTTCTGCTGGCTCTACTCGCCGGAGGGGCCGCCGCCCTGGCTTCCTCCACTGGCTAG